The Chaetodon trifascialis isolate fChaTrf1 chromosome 16, fChaTrf1.hap1, whole genome shotgun sequence genome includes a region encoding these proteins:
- the hrh2b gene encoding histamine receptor H2b, whose protein sequence is MVSTAVRWLFLVSFIILTIGGNVLVCLAVGLSRRLWRIANCFVVSLAVTDLLLALLVLPLSATVELRSGKWPLGGALCNIYISLDVLLCTSSILTLLAISVDRFLAISAPLSYSRRVTPPRVTLAMIAIWALSLAVSFVPIHLGWNTADYRVQHLDWGMGDEDKEGRYCQFEWNNNYVLIYAFGSFYLPLLLMCGMYLCIFRVAREQVRRIRAATPSFARSASTAAIAREHKATVTLAAVLGAFVICWFPYFTFFTCMGMKEKTNPPNTLHSVVLWLGYFNSALNPILYPAFNRDFRRAYAELLRCRGLSRRKLQFSLVSVHKRLIFTNRQRVPQQSEKHIDTVKKETEGKSLTLHERNGVPDELS, encoded by the exons ATGGTCTCCACCGCTGTCCGCTGGCTGTTCCTGGTGTCGTTTATTATCCTGACCATTGGTGGGAACGTGCTGGTGTGTTTGGCTGTAGGGCTCAGCCGCAGACTTTGGCGCATTGCTAACTGCTTCGTGGTGTCTCTGGCAGTGACAGATCTCCTGCTCGCACTGCTGGTGCTGCCTCTGTCTGCCACTGTGGAGCTGCGCAGCGGAAAGTGGCCCCTCGGAGGAGCCCTGTGTAATATCTACATCTCTCTGGATGTCTTACTGTGTACATCCTCCATCCTGACCCTTCTGGCCATCAGTGTGGACCGATTCCTCGCCATTTCAGCTCCCCTTAGCTACTCCCGGAGAGTTACCCCTCCAAGGGTGACACTGGCCATGATCGCCATCTGGGCCTTGTCACTGGCTGTGTCCTTTGTGCCCATCCACTTGGGCTGGAACACAGCGGACTACAGGGTGCAGCACTTGGACTGGGGCATGGGGGACGAGGACAAGGAGGGACGTTACTGCCAGTTTGAATGGAATAACAACTATGTTCTTATTTATGCCTTTGGCTCATTTTacctgcctctgctgcttaTGTGTGGAATGTATCTTTGCATATTCAGAGTGGCACGAGAACAG GTGCGGCGTATTCGTGCAGCCACTCCATCATTTGCACGCTCAGCATCAACTGCAGCCATTGCCCGAGAGCACAAAGCTACAGTGACCCTGGCAGCTGTACTGGGGGCTTTTGTCATCTGCTGGTTCCCTTACTTCACCTTCTTCACCTGCATGGGCATGAAGGAAAAGACAAACCCCCCTAATACGCTCCACTCTGTGGTCCTGTGGCTGGGCTATTTTAACTCAGCTCTGAACCCCATCCTGTATCCGGCCTTCAACAGGGATTTCCGCAGGGCCTATGCAGAGCTGCTTCGCTGCAGAGGACTGTCTCGCAGAAAACTGCAGTTTAGTCTTGTGTCTGTGCATAAACGATTGATCTTTACTAACAGACAAAGGGTTCCCCAACAGTCCGAGAAGCACATAgacacagtgaaaaaagaaactgaggGGAAGAGCCTCACCCTGCATGAGAGAAATGGTGTTCCTGATGAGCTAAGCTGA